CAATGAAACCCTGGAAATCGGTCAGTGTTTTCTTAACGGCGTGATTGACTCAGAAATTGTCGCCATTGTGGAAGAGGAAAGAGATCAGGAGTTTCTTTCTAAAATTCATCGGGCCTGGAGAGCGAACCGCGGCACTGGTAAGTTTGAGAGCATTCCGCCCATAGGGATCAAATGCACCAACGAGAACTATGGGATGGATTGAAGCCTACGACGAAAATGAATCTTTAACAACGAACGAATGGACCCTGTTTCGGTCACTCACAGGTCATCCACAACCCGGTTAAACGTATGAGCAACCACAACCCAAAGGAAATCCAATGTCGATACATCGCTGGTGGCTGGCTCTTGTTGCGGCGTTGCTCACGCCATGGGTCGGGCCTCACATGGATCGGTATCTGCCCGTGGGGTGGGTGTTGATCAAGGCAAGTACCGAGACGGCCGATGCAGGATTTTGGGTTATCGCCGGTGTATTGCTCGGGCTGGGTTATGGCGTTTGGCTTTTGATCCTGAGCGGGATCGCTGCCTGGCGTTCGCGTCATTAGCAGGTTGTACAGACGTTTTTCAACAACCTGGCAATACCGCCTTAATATGACTGACGAAATCGATGAGGGTGGGGTTTTCACTGTGGCGGCGTTTGAAGATGATGGTGCGGTAGCGGGTGCAGTTGAAGCCTTTGACCATGTGCTCATGGAGCTGCCCCCGTTGGATCTGGTCCTTGACCAGGCTGCGGGACACAAAGGCGATGCCGCTTCCCGCCAGAACCGTCTGAATGGTCAGGTGCAGGTCATCGTGCATGATGATCCCCTTGAAGTCATCGATGCTCCTGCCATGCTCCGCTAGATTCTTTTGCAGCAAGTGACGGGAACTGCACCCCTCACGGCGGGCGATCAGCCGCTGCTGCAGGAGCTCTTCCAGGGATAATTCGGTGGGGATGGCCAAAGACGGTGACGATATGAAAACCAGGTCATCGGGAGGCAGGGGCATGGTGACCACATCGGCTGCTTCCACCGGGTTGCAATGTTCGATCACCGCCATGTGGAATTCGTTGGAGAGGAGCCCCTTCAATGACTGTTCGGGGGGATTCAGGACAAATTTGAAATCAAGATCGTCAGAGTTGGAGAGGAAGAATTTGTTCAGGACCTTTGGCAGGTAAACGATGCCGAAGGTTGGGGTACAACAGAATGCCAGCCTGCTTTTTCTGCCAAGACTGTTCAATTCTGCTTCCAGCTCTTTTTCCAGCAGCAGGATCTGTTCTGTCTTTTGCAAAACAATCCGCCCTGCCTCGGTAGGGGTAACGCTTTGGCCGGAGCGATCGACCAGCGACAATCCATAGCGCTCCTCCAAGAACTTTATTCGCTGTGAGACGGCCGATTGGGTGATGCAAAGATCGCTTGCCGCCAGGGAAAAACTACCTGTCTTGACAACCGTGTGCAAAGTCTTCAGGTATTGGGTCTCCATTGTCTCTCCTGTATTCCTCCGGCGAACATCTGCCAAACAAAGAACGTCACATTGTATTCAAAATTACAAATATATCAAACCGTATTATTGCTCCTGCCTGATGAATAAGTCCTTGCACTAATTGCTGGAAAAGCCCGGGAGAAAACTCTCCCGGGCACTTTTCCCGCTGTTGTACTTGAAAATGAGTTACAGGGTTACGGTTATGTAGTTGTATTTCGTGTCCACCAGCACGCCACCTTTGTAGACAAGGACGGTGAGCTTCTTGATGCCGGTGGTGCCATAGGTATGGGGCGCAGTTGCCGAACTGCCGGTTCCCCCCACATTGGCCAGGACGGTTGAAGTACCGTCAGCCCAGAATATCTTCAGGCTGTCGTGGTCCTTGAGGTTGGCGAAGGTATAGGTATTGGCAACCCCTCGTGTGGCGGTGGTGGGGGAAATGGTCATTCCGGTCGCCGGTGGATTGACCACATAAAACGATTTTGTTGCCGTGGCAGTTTTTCCTTCCTCATCGGTTACCTTTAGCGAAACAGTCCAGTTGCCGGTGCTGGTGAAGGTCTTGCTGATGGAAGAGGCGCTGGCCGTGGTACCGTCGGTTATGGTCATGCTGTAGGTAAAAGTCCCATTGGTGTTGACGCTGGTGTCGGCTGCCAATGTGTACGGGGCGTTGACCAGCAGCTGGTTGCCCGCCGTGTTGGGATCTGCATCGGGGAAGGCTGCGGAGAATTGGGCCACCGGATTAACCCCTATCCCTACTTTTGTCTGCTGTGCCGGGTCGCCGAAGCTGTTCAGGTAGGCAACCCATGTTTTCCTGTCATTTGTAGCAATGGCTACCCCGGTCAGATCAGTGGCTGCGCCAGTGTATGTCTTGTCTACCCACAAAGATCCTGCCAGGCCCAGTGGTCCGACGTCACTCTGTGGATGCAGGCGGATAGTGTAACCGGGACGTGCTTCGATGAGTAGACCGGTGCCGGCAGCGTTGACCCTGATGCCGAATTCCGGCTGGCCACCGGTGTAAGCGGTGCCGTCCCAGGTGCCGGTAAAGGAAGTACCCAGGTTGGTCAACAGGCCTGTCATGTCAGTAACCAGTGCAGATACCTGTTTGGTACGGGCTACCACATCTCCCGCAGCATTCTTCGTCTCGATCTTCAACAGCCAGCCCTGGCTTGTGGTACTGGTGCTGGTAGGTGCCGGGAAGGTGATGGCGGTGCCGGTGATGCTGTTGTTGAAGGCAGTGTTGCGTGTCTTGAAGGCATTTTCATACAACCCTTCGCTTCTGTCGATGTCGCGGATGGTCGTCCCATTGGAGGCGAATTGAACGGCGATTGAGCGGACACCGCTTTTCTCCTTGACGCCAGGGTGGAAGTCGGAAGGCTGGGTCGAACCGTTAACGGAGGCAAACGGTGTCACCTGTGTGCCGGCGGTCCAGGAGATATTAAGGGTATCACCCTTGACCATGAACTTGCCGTTGTAGAAGCCTCCGGCAGCGGTGTCGCCTGCAGTTCCTGCAATTGTATTACTGGTTGAACCCTTGTGGCAATCGGCACAACCACCTGCACCCCAGGCCTTAGCCGCCGGGGAGATGTCATGGTTGGTTTTGAAGGTGACCCCCATGAAGGAAAGCCTGGTCACATGGGTTTTGGTGTTGTCCGATGTCGACCCGGGAGATGCTTTGAGGCCCAGCTGATATTCAAGGTCACGATCAATGGCGCTGAGATGATCGGTAATATCAGCTGCTGTAACAGTGCCGAGCTGTGTCAGTGCCACCAGTGGCTGTCCACTTCTCGGTCCCTGGCTGTAGGTGTTGGCTCTGTTTATTTTGGCCACGTGGGTCTGGAGCAGTGCATCCATGCCACCCCCCCGGCCGTCGTTGTTGGCGTCGAAGTTGACGTCATTCTTGTCTCTCCAGAAGGCTGACGTGGAAAGGTTTGCGGCGTAGAGTTTGGTCCCCTGCCAGGACATGAAGTTGTTGTTGGTCATGTTCTGGCGCGTTACATTCTCGTTTTCATGGTCGGCAAGGCGTCCTTCTGCATCGGTACCGGTGCCGTCAACCATGGCGCCGCCGGTGAAGTTTCCTTTGCGGGAGTGGCAGGCTTCGCAAGCCATGAGGTCGATGTGGCTGGCATTGGCTACGCCGTTCATGGTGCCGCCCTGTTGGACGATCTTCGCCGTCAGCCCTTTTGCCTGGTGCGATGCTGTCGGGTTCGGTGCGTTGAGGGTGTCGTAGGTTATTACACTTTGTGTCGTCGGATCATAGTCGCCGCCATAGATATGGCAGCCGGCGCAGTTCTTCGTGCCGTTGTCCGTGCCGTTCCACAGAGACCCGTAAGGAGCGTTGCCCTTGGCAGGATCGCACTGTCCCAGTTTCTTGGAGTCGTCCCCCGGACTGGCGGCACTGATATTGTTAAAGCCATAGGTGCCCTTGAGACCACTGAAGCCGGAAGTCCCCACTTTGGAGTAGTCGGCGTCCTTGCGCTTGTGGCAGCCCATGCAGCCTATGCTGTAATGGATCTCGGAATCGCTTCGCCAAGAGTCGCCCCGCTTTTTCCAATCGACGGCGTGCTCTGCCATATGGCAGCTGACGCAGTTGTTGGAATCGGGTGTCGACAGAATGTTGGCGGTAACGGTGCTTGCCAGCTTCAGGGCGGTAGCATCGCCATTGGCCACAACCCTGGTCGCGTCATAGGTGACATTAATGCCGTCCGTGGCAGATGCAGTGCCCAGATGGGCGCCGGTTACACGGGAGGCATCAAACTTGCCGGTACGAACTGCCTTCTTGCGCTCCTCCCAGGAATAATCCTTCAGATGGCACATGAGGCAGTCCATTTCCAGGACCCCGGTCTGGCTGTAATCGTTGACGGTAGGCTCGAAGCTGGCAGGACTACCGTCGGTGTTGAAGCCATCTCCCCTGGTGCCATAGCTGTCAATAAAATAGTTGAAGGCCGTAACTGCTGCACCGAAGACATAATCGCGCAGGGAAGTTCGGGTTTCAGGGCTCTTGTTGGGGACATACTCGTTGGCGCCGCCCCCCACATGGCATTCGCCGCAGTCCCGCATGGAACCGGCCATGGAGTTGTCGACCTTCTGCTTGAACAGAATTGCGTCGGCATAATTGAATGGGGTATAGGTGCTGAACGGGACTTTTTTGAAAATGGCATTTGTTGCATCATAGGTGGTGCCGGCACCATCCTGAAATAATCTCGCCAACTGGCGAGCAGAGGGTGGTCACCACGCCCCCACATGGCCGGGGCCCTGGACCCAGTTCTTGCCCTGGGGGCCGGCGCCGCTGACTACAGGGTCTTTTGAATCATCAGGATTCCAGCTGTTCCAGCCCCTTTGCTCGTTGGCTGCCAGCTGGGCATGGTAGCTGTGCCGCTCGATCTGGTCGTAGCTTTG
This region of Geotalea daltonii FRC-32 genomic DNA includes:
- a CDS encoding LysR family transcriptional regulator translates to METQYLKTLHTVVKTGSFSLAASDLCITQSAVSQRIKFLEERYGLSLVDRSGQSVTPTEAGRIVLQKTEQILLLEKELEAELNSLGRKSRLAFCCTPTFGIVYLPKVLNKFFLSNSDDLDFKFVLNPPEQSLKGLLSNEFHMAVIEHCNPVEAADVVTMPLPPDDLVFISSPSLAIPTELSLEELLQQRLIARREGCSSRHLLQKNLAEHGRSIDDFKGIIMHDDLHLTIQTVLAGSGIAFVSRSLVKDQIQRGQLHEHMVKGFNCTRYRTIIFKRRHSENPTLIDFVSHIKAVLPGC
- a CDS encoding PKD domain-containing protein, whose product is MARLFQDGAGTTYDATNAIFKKVPFSTYTPFNYADAILFKQKVDNSMAGSMRDCGECHVGGGANEYVPNKSPETRTSLRDYVFGAAVTAFNYFIDSYGTRGDGFNTDGSPASFEPTVNDYSQTGVLEMDCLMCHLKDYSWEERKKAVRTGKFDASRVTGAHLGTASATDGINVTYDATRVVANGDATALKLASTVTANILSTPDSNNCVSCHMAEHAVDWKKRGDSWRSDSEIHYSIGCMGCHKRKDADYSKVGTSGFSGLKGTYGFNNISAASPGDDSKKLGQCDPAKGNAPYGSLWNGTDNGTKNCAGCHIYGGDYDPTTQSVITYDTLNAPNPTASHQAKGLTAKIVQQGGTMNGVANASHIDLMACEACHSRKGNFTGGAMVDGTGTDAEGRLADHENENVTRQNMTNNNFMSWQGTKLYAANLSTSAFWRDKNDVNFDANNDGRGGGMDALLQTHVAKINRANTYSQGPRSGQPLVALTQLGTVTAADITDHLSAIDRDLEYQLGLKASPGSTSDNTKTHVTRLSFMGVTFKTNHDISPAAKAWGAGGCADCHKGSTSNTIAGTAGDTAAGGFYNGKFMVKGDTLNISWTAGTQVTPFASVNGSTQPSDFHPGVKEKSGVRSIAVQFASNGTTIRDIDRSEGLYENAFKTRNTAFNNSITGTAITFPAPTSTSTTSQGWLLKIETKNAAGDVVARTKQVSALVTDMTGLLTNLGTSFTGTWDGTAYTGGQPEFGIRVNAAGTGLLIEARPGYTIRLHPQSDVGPLGLAGSLWVDKTYTGAATDLTGVAIATNDRKTWVAYLNSFGDPAQQTKVGIGVNPVAQFSAAFPDADPNTAGNQLLVNAPYTLAADTSVNTNGTFTYSMTITDGTTASASSISKTFTSTGNWTVSLKVTDEEGKTATATKSFYVVNPPATGMTISPTTATRGVANTYTFANLKDHDSLKIFWADGTSTVLANVGGTGSSATAPHTYGTTGIKKLTVLVYKGGVLVDTKYNYITVTL